From the Kitasatospora viridis genome, one window contains:
- a CDS encoding WhiB family transcriptional regulator, giving the protein MDWRHRAVCREEDPELFFPIGNTGPALLQIEEAKAVCRRCPVMEQCLQWALETGQDAGVWGGMSEDERRAMKRRAARNRARTA; this is encoded by the coding sequence ATGGACTGGCGCCACCGCGCTGTCTGTCGCGAAGAGGACCCGGAGCTGTTCTTCCCGATCGGGAACACCGGCCCTGCTCTGCTGCAGATCGAGGAAGCCAAGGCCGTGTGCCGCCGTTGCCCGGTCATGGAGCAGTGCCTGCAGTGGGCGCTCGAGACCGGTCAGGACGCCGGCGTCTGGGGCGGCATGAGCGAGGACGAGCGTCGTGCGATGAAGCGCCGCGCCGCCCGCAACCGCGCCCGCACCGCCTGA
- the sodN gene encoding superoxide dismutase, Ni — translation MFSRLFAPRVTAHAHCDLPCGVYDPAQARIEAESVKATQEKYQANEDASFRARAIIIKEQRAEAVKHHLSVLWSDYFKAPHFETYPGLHDLFNRALKAASATKASNDPATGQALLDLIAEIDAIFWETKKA, via the coding sequence ATGTTCTCTCGTCTGTTTGCGCCTCGTGTCACCGCCCACGCCCACTGCGACCTGCCCTGCGGTGTCTACGACCCGGCCCAGGCCCGGATCGAGGCCGAGTCGGTGAAGGCCACTCAGGAGAAGTACCAGGCCAACGAGGACGCCAGCTTCCGCGCCCGCGCCATCATCATCAAGGAGCAGCGCGCCGAGGCCGTCAAGCACCACCTGTCGGTCCTGTGGAGCGACTACTTCAAGGCCCCGCACTTCGAGACCTACCCGGGCCTGCACGACCTGTTCAACCGCGCCCTGAAGGCCGCCTCGGCCACCAAGGCGTCGAACGACCCGGCCACCGGCCAGGCCCTGCTCGACCTGATCGCCGAGATCGACGCGATCTTCTGGGAGACCAAGAAGGCCTGA
- the sodX gene encoding nickel-type superoxide dismutase maturation protease encodes MPIGVVDVDGPSMVPTLYPGDRVVVRYGARVRPGAVLLVRHPMRQDLLVVKRAAELRSKGWWLLSDNQFLGNDSRDFGAVPPELVLGRVLARVSPSVGWLAPAGWLERALCRWPLGRVPGLAARFGVFRRLSPEL; translated from the coding sequence GTGCCGATCGGAGTGGTGGACGTGGACGGGCCCTCGATGGTCCCGACCCTCTACCCGGGGGACAGGGTGGTGGTCCGGTACGGCGCCAGGGTCCGGCCCGGCGCGGTGCTGCTGGTCCGTCACCCGATGCGGCAGGACCTGCTGGTGGTGAAGCGCGCCGCCGAACTGCGGAGCAAGGGCTGGTGGCTGCTCTCCGACAACCAGTTCCTGGGCAACGACAGCCGGGACTTCGGCGCGGTGCCGCCCGAGCTGGTGCTCGGCCGGGTGCTGGCGCGGGTCAGCCCCAGCGTGGGCTGGCTGGCCCCGGCGGGCTGGCTGGAGCGGGCGCTGTGCCGCTGGCCGCTCGGGCGGGTGCCGGGGCTGGCGGCCCGCTTCGGGGTGTTCCGCCGGCTCAGCCCCGAGCTGTAG
- a CDS encoding CGNR zinc finger domain-containing protein: MELALYADYAVRLVNSEEPDRGTDALTGPEAVRALFANPLSVAAQLAGPDDLAPMRELRSRLRAVFEAAADGRETTGVDLLNGLLAEYPVSPQVSGHDYLDESGRPRWHLHLADHAATATANFAALACMGLAIQLTELGADRLGICQAAPCRNAYLDTSTNRSRRYCSDRCATRANVAAYRARKRAEAAQQAAPDAATARG, encoded by the coding sequence GTGGAGCTCGCCCTCTACGCCGACTACGCCGTCCGGTTGGTCAACAGCGAGGAGCCGGACCGCGGCACCGACGCACTGACCGGCCCCGAGGCGGTGCGCGCGCTGTTCGCCAACCCGCTGTCGGTCGCCGCCCAGCTGGCCGGCCCGGACGACCTGGCCCCGATGCGGGAGCTGCGGTCCCGGCTGCGGGCGGTCTTCGAGGCCGCCGCCGACGGCCGCGAGACCACCGGGGTGGACCTGCTGAACGGCCTGCTCGCCGAGTACCCGGTGAGCCCGCAGGTCTCCGGCCACGACTACCTGGACGAGAGCGGACGGCCGCGCTGGCACCTGCACCTGGCCGACCACGCGGCCACCGCCACCGCCAACTTCGCCGCGCTGGCCTGCATGGGCCTGGCGATCCAGCTGACCGAGCTGGGCGCCGACCGGCTGGGCATCTGCCAGGCGGCGCCCTGCCGCAACGCCTACCTGGACACCTCGACCAACCGCTCCCGGCGCTACTGCTCGGACCGCTGCGCGACCCGGGCCAACGTGGCGGCCTACCGGGCCCGCAAGCGGGCCGAGGCGGCCCAGCAGGCCGCCCCGGACGCCGCTACAGCTCGGGGCTGA
- a CDS encoding amino acid ABC transporter permease translates to MKPPPQGVPEGGRPALAPAVPVRHPGRWAGAVVVAVLAAMLLHALVANPQFHWPVIRQYLFDPSILHGLGVTLELTALAMLIGVAGGTVLAIMRLSPNPVLSGTAWFYVWVFRGTPLLVQLLFWNFLGALWNRLSIGVPFGGALGLSDGGAFWSADTNKLIPLFVAALLGLGLNEAAYMAEIIRGGIQSVSSGQTEAALALGMRQSTTMRRIVLPQAMRVIIPPTGNETISMLKTTSLVSAISLEELLRAGENIYSRTFQTIPLLVVVSIWYLFLTSVLTVAQYYVERYYARGANRALPPTPPQRLYRLLRGADRRTGGPR, encoded by the coding sequence GTGAAACCACCTCCCCAGGGCGTGCCGGAAGGGGGACGGCCGGCGCTCGCCCCGGCCGTCCCGGTCCGGCACCCCGGGCGCTGGGCGGGCGCGGTCGTCGTCGCGGTCCTCGCGGCGATGCTGCTGCACGCCCTGGTCGCCAACCCGCAGTTCCACTGGCCGGTGATCCGGCAGTACCTGTTCGACCCCTCGATCCTGCACGGGCTGGGCGTGACGCTGGAGCTGACCGCACTGGCGATGCTGATCGGCGTGGCCGGCGGCACCGTGCTGGCGATCATGCGGCTGTCCCCCAACCCGGTGCTCTCCGGCACCGCCTGGTTCTACGTCTGGGTCTTCCGCGGCACCCCGCTGCTGGTCCAGCTGCTGTTCTGGAACTTCCTCGGCGCGCTGTGGAACCGGCTGTCGATCGGCGTGCCGTTCGGCGGCGCGCTCGGGCTGTCCGACGGCGGCGCGTTCTGGTCCGCGGACACCAACAAGCTGATCCCGCTGTTCGTCGCCGCGCTGCTGGGCCTGGGCCTCAACGAGGCCGCCTACATGGCCGAGATCATCCGCGGCGGCATCCAGTCGGTGTCGTCCGGCCAGACCGAGGCCGCGCTCGCGCTGGGCATGCGGCAGTCCACCACGATGCGCCGGATCGTGCTGCCGCAGGCGATGCGGGTGATCATCCCGCCGACCGGCAACGAGACCATCTCGATGCTCAAGACCACCTCGCTGGTCTCCGCGATCTCCCTGGAGGAGCTGCTGCGGGCCGGCGAGAACATCTACTCGCGGACCTTCCAGACCATCCCGCTGCTGGTCGTGGTGAGCATCTGGTACCTGTTCCTCACCTCGGTCCTGACGGTGGCTCAGTACTACGTCGAGCGGTATTACGCGCGCGGCGCCAACCGGGCGCTGCCGCCCACCCCGCCGCAACGGCTGTACCGGCTGCTGCGCGGGGCCGACCGACGGACGGGGGGCCCGCGGTGA
- a CDS encoding NAD(P)-dependent malic enzyme — MAAEIIHPRSEDTADPVDAVFALHRGGKMQVAATVPVRDADDLSLAYTPGVARVCTAIAEQPDLVHEYTWVANTVAVVTDGTAVLGLGDIGPAASLPVMEGKAILFKQFGGVDAVPVALACTEVDEIVETVVRLAPSFGGVNLEDISAPRCFEIERRLQEALDIPVFHDDQHGTAIVTTAALWNAAKLTGREIGSLRAVISGAGAAGIAIAKMLVAAGIGDVAVCDRRGVVHEGRGDLTDVKAEIAGLTNKAGLKGSLADALAGADVFIGVSGGTVPEEAVATMAEGCFVFAMANPNPEIHPEVAHKYAAVVATGRSDFPNQINNVLAFPGIFAGALSVRASRITEGMKLAAAEALAGVVADELSAQKVIPSPFDPRVAPAVTKAVAEAARREGVARR; from the coding sequence GTGGCAGCGGAGATCATTCACCCCCGTTCCGAGGACACCGCGGACCCGGTCGACGCCGTGTTCGCGCTGCACCGCGGCGGCAAGATGCAGGTCGCGGCCACCGTGCCGGTCCGGGACGCGGACGACCTGTCCCTCGCCTACACCCCGGGCGTCGCCCGGGTCTGCACCGCCATCGCCGAGCAGCCCGACCTGGTGCACGAGTACACCTGGGTCGCCAACACCGTCGCGGTGGTCACCGACGGCACCGCCGTGCTGGGCCTGGGCGACATCGGCCCGGCCGCCTCGCTCCCGGTGATGGAGGGCAAGGCGATCCTGTTCAAGCAGTTCGGCGGCGTGGACGCCGTGCCGGTCGCGCTCGCCTGCACCGAGGTGGACGAGATCGTCGAGACCGTGGTCCGGCTGGCCCCGTCCTTCGGCGGCGTCAACCTGGAGGACATCTCCGCCCCGCGCTGCTTCGAGATCGAGCGCCGGCTGCAGGAGGCGCTGGACATCCCGGTCTTCCACGACGACCAGCACGGCACCGCGATCGTCACCACGGCGGCGCTGTGGAACGCGGCCAAGCTGACCGGCCGGGAGATCGGCTCGCTGCGCGCGGTCATCTCCGGCGCGGGCGCGGCCGGCATCGCGATCGCCAAGATGCTGGTCGCGGCCGGCATCGGCGACGTGGCGGTCTGCGACCGGCGCGGCGTGGTCCACGAGGGCCGCGGCGACCTCACCGACGTCAAGGCCGAGATCGCCGGGCTCACCAACAAGGCCGGCCTGAAGGGCTCGCTGGCCGACGCGCTGGCCGGCGCCGACGTGTTCATCGGCGTCTCCGGCGGCACCGTGCCGGAGGAGGCCGTGGCCACCATGGCCGAGGGCTGCTTCGTCTTCGCGATGGCCAACCCGAACCCGGAGATCCACCCCGAGGTCGCGCACAAGTACGCCGCGGTGGTCGCCACCGGCCGCTCCGACTTCCCGAACCAGATCAACAACGTGCTGGCCTTCCCCGGCATCTTCGCGGGCGCCCTGTCGGTGCGGGCCTCCCGGATCACCGAGGGCATGAAGCTGGCCGCCGCCGAGGCGCTGGCCGGTGTGGTGGCCGACGAGCTGTCGGCGCAGAAGGTCATCCCGTCGCCGTTCGACCCGCGGGTCGCGCCGGCGGTCACCAAGGCGGTCGCCGAGGCGGCCCGCCGCGAGGGTGTCGCGCGCCGCTGA
- a CDS encoding amino acid ABC transporter ATP-binding protein, with protein MVRAEAVHKSYGPLQVLRGIDLEVRAGQVFVLVGPSGSGKSTFLRCVNHLEKVDGGRLWVDGELVGYREGRGGRLYELKDREVAHRRRDIGMVFQHFNLFPHMTAAQNVMEAPVQVKGEPRAAARERARALLERVGLADKADSYPAQLSGGQQQRVAIARALAMEPKLMLFDEPTSALDPELVGDVLDVMRGLAEEGMTMVVVTHEMGFAREVGDALVFMDGGVVVESGHPREVLTDPKHERTRAFLSKVL; from the coding sequence ATGGTGCGGGCCGAGGCGGTGCACAAGTCCTACGGCCCGCTGCAGGTGCTGCGCGGGATCGACCTGGAGGTCCGGGCCGGCCAGGTGTTCGTGCTGGTCGGGCCGTCCGGCTCGGGCAAGTCCACCTTCCTGCGCTGCGTCAACCACCTGGAGAAGGTCGACGGCGGCCGGCTCTGGGTGGACGGCGAGCTGGTCGGCTACCGGGAGGGCCGGGGCGGCCGGCTGTACGAGCTGAAGGACCGTGAGGTGGCCCACCGCCGGCGCGACATCGGCATGGTCTTCCAGCACTTCAACCTCTTCCCGCACATGACCGCCGCGCAGAACGTGATGGAGGCGCCGGTGCAGGTGAAGGGCGAGCCCCGGGCGGCCGCCCGGGAGCGGGCCCGGGCGCTGCTGGAGCGGGTGGGGCTGGCCGACAAGGCGGACAGCTACCCCGCCCAGCTCTCCGGCGGGCAGCAGCAGCGGGTGGCGATCGCCCGGGCGCTGGCCATGGAGCCCAAGCTGATGCTGTTCGACGAGCCCACCTCGGCGCTCGACCCGGAACTGGTCGGCGACGTGCTGGACGTGATGCGCGGCCTGGCCGAGGAGGGCATGACCATGGTCGTGGTGACCCACGAGATGGGCTTCGCCCGCGAGGTCGGCGACGCGCTGGTCTTCATGGACGGCGGCGTGGTGGTGGAGTCCGGCCACCCGCGCGAGGTGCTGACCGACCCGAAGCACGAGCGCACCAGGGCGTTCCTCTCCAAGGTGCTCTGA
- a CDS encoding SigB/SigF/SigG family RNA polymerase sigma factor: MSQPTDPTPDGTAAVPPPSDEPDPRERRAEAAADDQLGDGELGPAADTVRAAVPAQAAERHRTAAPDREAARALFVQLSALPDGSPERVELRNQLVRMHIPLVEHLARRFRNRGEPLDDLTQVATIGLIKSVDRFDHERGVEFSTYATPTIVGEIKRHFRDKGWAVRVPRRLQELRLSLTTATSELSQRHGRSPTVHELAEHLGISEEDVLEGLESANAYSTLSLDVPDSDDESPAVADTLGATDEALEGVEYRESLKPLLAQLPQREQKILVLRFFRNMTQSQIAAEVGISQMHVSRLLARTLAQLRDKLLVEE, translated from the coding sequence ATGAGCCAGCCGACCGACCCGACGCCGGATGGGACGGCGGCCGTGCCGCCGCCGTCCGACGAGCCCGACCCGCGCGAGCGGCGGGCCGAGGCTGCGGCCGATGACCAGCTGGGCGACGGGGAACTGGGTCCGGCGGCCGACACGGTGCGGGCCGCGGTGCCCGCCCAGGCCGCCGAGCGGCACCGCACGGCGGCCCCGGACCGGGAGGCCGCCCGGGCGCTGTTCGTGCAGCTCTCGGCGCTGCCGGACGGTTCGCCGGAGCGGGTCGAGCTGCGCAACCAGCTGGTCCGGATGCACATCCCGCTGGTCGAGCACCTGGCCCGGCGGTTCCGCAACCGCGGCGAGCCGCTGGACGACCTGACCCAGGTGGCGACCATCGGCCTGATCAAGTCGGTGGACCGGTTCGACCACGAGCGCGGGGTGGAGTTCTCCACCTACGCCACCCCGACCATCGTGGGCGAGATCAAGCGGCACTTCCGGGACAAGGGCTGGGCGGTCCGGGTGCCGCGCCGGCTGCAGGAGCTGCGGCTCTCGCTGACCACCGCGACCAGCGAGCTCTCCCAGCGGCACGGCCGCTCCCCCACGGTGCACGAGCTGGCCGAGCACCTGGGGATCTCCGAGGAGGACGTGCTGGAGGGCCTGGAGTCGGCGAACGCCTACTCCACCCTCTCGCTGGACGTGCCGGACAGCGACGACGAGTCGCCGGCCGTCGCCGACACCCTGGGCGCCACCGACGAGGCGCTGGAGGGGGTCGAGTACCGCGAGTCGCTGAAGCCGCTGCTGGCCCAACTGCCGCAGCGCGAGCAGAAGATCCTGGTGCTGCGGTTCTTCCGGAACATGACGCAGTCTCAGATCGCCGCCGAGGTGGGGATCTCGCAGATGCACGTGTCGCGCCTGCTGGCCCGCACGCTCGCCCAACTGCGGGACAAGCTGCTCGTCGAGGAGTGA
- a CDS encoding anti-sigma regulatory factor, with translation MSQIDGAPEEQAANDFVEVRLPAQGAYLSVLRTATAGLAARLDFTLDEIEDLRIAVDEACAILLQQAVPGSVLSCEFRLVGDALRVTVAAPTTDGRAPERDTFAWTVLSALAGEVESSVAEDRTVSISLHKKRGGTLLQP, from the coding sequence GTGTCCCAGATCGACGGTGCTCCCGAGGAGCAGGCGGCGAACGACTTCGTGGAGGTCCGGCTGCCGGCCCAGGGGGCCTACCTCTCGGTGCTGCGGACGGCCACGGCCGGTCTCGCGGCGCGGCTGGACTTCACTCTGGACGAGATCGAGGACCTGCGGATCGCGGTCGACGAGGCCTGCGCGATCCTGCTCCAGCAGGCGGTCCCCGGATCGGTGCTGTCCTGCGAGTTCCGGCTGGTCGGGGACGCGCTGCGGGTGACCGTGGCCGCCCCGACCACCGACGGCCGGGCCCCCGAGCGGGACACCTTCGCCTGGACGGTGCTCTCCGCACTGGCCGGCGAGGTGGAGTCCTCGGTGGCCGAGGACCGCACGGTCAGCATCAGCCTGCACAAGAAGCGCGGCGGGACGCTGCTGCAGCCCTAG
- a CDS encoding diacylglycerol/lipid kinase family protein, translating to MRALLVVNPKATTTSGRTRDVLTHALRSDLKLDVAVTEYRGHARDLARAAVADGSVDLVVALGGDGTVNEVVNGLLAHGPGEKVPRLAVVPGGSTNVFARALGLPNHPVEATGVLLDALDSGRERAISLGKAMSPGLPDRWFTFTAGLGFDAAVVGRVEEQRRSGRRSTHALYVREALRHWVTERERRKNGPVTLEIPGRAPQSGLVMSIVSNTSPWTFLGSRPVLPSPSASFETDLDIFGITRMTAFGTARTIRQILRPHTPSEQPGQAAAVTGKHVVSYHDVRHFTLVSQEPAPFQVDGDHLGDRSRVSFTGVRRALRVIV from the coding sequence ATGCGCGCGCTCCTGGTCGTCAACCCGAAGGCCACCACCACCAGTGGCCGGACCAGGGACGTACTGACCCACGCCCTGCGCAGCGACCTCAAGCTGGACGTCGCGGTCACCGAGTACCGCGGACACGCCCGTGACCTGGCCCGGGCGGCGGTGGCGGACGGCTCGGTCGACCTGGTGGTGGCCCTGGGCGGCGACGGCACGGTCAACGAGGTGGTGAACGGCCTGCTGGCGCACGGGCCGGGCGAGAAGGTGCCGCGGCTGGCGGTGGTGCCGGGCGGCTCGACCAACGTCTTCGCCCGGGCGCTCGGCCTGCCGAACCACCCGGTGGAGGCGACCGGCGTGCTGCTGGACGCGTTGGACTCCGGGCGGGAGCGGGCGATCTCGCTGGGCAAGGCGATGAGCCCCGGGCTGCCCGACCGCTGGTTCACCTTCACGGCCGGGCTGGGCTTCGACGCCGCGGTGGTCGGCCGGGTGGAGGAGCAGCGCCGGTCCGGCCGGCGGTCCACCCACGCGCTGTACGTGCGCGAAGCGCTGCGGCACTGGGTGACCGAGCGTGAGCGGCGCAAGAACGGGCCCGTCACGCTGGAAATCCCCGGCCGGGCACCGCAGTCGGGCCTCGTGATGTCAATAGTGTCGAACACCTCGCCGTGGACATTCCTGGGCAGCCGCCCGGTGCTTCCCTCCCCTTCCGCGTCCTTCGAAACCGATCTGGACATCTTCGGCATCACTCGAATGACCGCGTTCGGAACCGCTCGCACGATCCGTCAGATTCTGCGCCCGCACACGCCTTCGGAGCAGCCGGGCCAGGCCGCCGCGGTGACCGGCAAGCACGTCGTGTCCTATCACGACGTCAGGCACTTCACCTTGGTTTCACAGGAACCGGCCCCATTTCAGGTCGATGGGGACCACCTTGGAGACAGGAGCCGCGTCAGTTTCACAGGCGTACGCCGGGCACTGCGTGTGATTGTGTGA
- a CDS encoding ABC transporter substrate-binding protein, whose protein sequence is MSNGFALPENTAPRRTAPAAALVAAAALLLAGCASTPAPADTTAALRARLPKAILSSGVLRIGSDLNYTPVDFRGQDGSPTGLDIDLGNALAAQLGLRAEFVDQQFATLIPAVQHHQLDLAMSAVIDTQQRETGVDANGTQVDPGADFVDYFLTGTAILVRAGNPLSVVTLDDLCGHTVALQRGTVQADIAAGQVNVCRQAGKTLTVDLFDTDDQALAEVASGKAAADLNDYPVAAWNTRPDNSAGRFQVTGALLQTSLYGITVNKADTGLRDALSKALDHLIIGGQYDTIIDKWGAQGGRLAASEVDGSF, encoded by the coding sequence ATGTCCAACGGCTTTGCCCTGCCCGAAAACACCGCTCCCCGAAGAACCGCACCGGCGGCGGCCCTGGTCGCCGCAGCCGCGCTGCTGCTGGCCGGCTGCGCGAGCACCCCCGCCCCGGCCGACACCACCGCGGCGCTGCGCGCCCGGCTGCCCAAGGCGATCCTGAGCAGCGGCGTGCTGCGGATCGGCAGCGACCTCAACTACACCCCGGTGGACTTCCGGGGCCAGGACGGCTCGCCCACCGGCCTGGACATCGACCTCGGCAACGCGCTGGCCGCCCAGCTGGGCCTGCGCGCCGAGTTCGTCGACCAGCAGTTCGCCACCCTGATCCCGGCCGTCCAGCACCACCAGCTCGACCTGGCGATGTCCGCCGTGATCGACACCCAGCAGCGCGAGACGGGGGTGGACGCCAACGGCACCCAGGTCGACCCGGGCGCCGACTTCGTGGACTACTTCCTCACCGGCACCGCGATCCTGGTCCGGGCCGGCAACCCGCTGTCCGTGGTCACCCTGGACGACCTGTGCGGGCACACGGTGGCGCTGCAGCGCGGCACCGTGCAGGCCGACATCGCGGCCGGCCAGGTCAACGTCTGCCGGCAGGCGGGCAAGACGCTCACCGTGGACCTGTTCGACACCGACGACCAGGCGCTCGCCGAGGTGGCCTCCGGCAAGGCCGCCGCCGACCTCAACGACTACCCGGTGGCCGCCTGGAACACCCGGCCGGACAACAGCGCGGGCCGCTTCCAGGTGACCGGCGCGCTGCTGCAGACCAGCCTCTACGGCATCACCGTCAACAAGGCCGACACCGGCCTGCGGGACGCGCTGTCCAAGGCGCTGGACCACCTGATCATCGGCGGCCAGTACGACACGATCATCGACAAGTGGGGTGCCCAGGGCGGCCGACTGGCCGCCTCGGAGGTGGACGGGAGCTTCTGA
- a CDS encoding ABC transporter substrate-binding protein yields MSTRRIRLAALAAALTATAALTAGCGSSGSSGGTGAKPGASAIPAPSAVASLAALVPADVKAGGKLVVATDASYAPNEFKDAGGNIVGMDVDLAKAIAQTLGLTADVQNATFDSIIPGMTAKKYQMSLSSFTDTKDREASVDMVTYFSAGTGTAVKKGNPSKVDPTDLCGKKVAVQTGTTQADEIKNTLNPACQKAGKPTIPNDGDKFDLQTDVTTALVSGRDDAMLADSPVVDYAVQQTGGQLQTLGDVTDTAPYGVVLPKGTDLTKAVQGAVQALMADGTYQAILTKWGVQAGAVTTSTIDGATS; encoded by the coding sequence ATGAGCACTCGCCGCATCCGACTCGCCGCCTTAGCCGCGGCCCTGACCGCCACCGCCGCGCTGACCGCCGGCTGCGGCAGTTCCGGCAGCAGCGGTGGCACCGGCGCCAAGCCGGGAGCGTCCGCGATACCCGCCCCCAGCGCCGTCGCCTCGCTGGCGGCGCTGGTCCCGGCCGACGTGAAGGCCGGCGGGAAACTGGTGGTCGCCACCGACGCCTCGTACGCGCCCAACGAGTTCAAGGACGCCGGCGGCAACATCGTCGGCATGGACGTCGACCTGGCCAAGGCGATCGCCCAGACCCTCGGGCTGACCGCGGACGTGCAGAACGCCACCTTCGACTCGATCATCCCCGGCATGACCGCCAAGAAGTACCAGATGAGCCTCAGTTCGTTCACGGACACCAAGGACCGCGAGGCCAGCGTCGACATGGTCACCTACTTCTCGGCCGGCACCGGGACGGCGGTGAAGAAGGGCAACCCGAGCAAGGTCGACCCGACCGACCTGTGCGGCAAGAAGGTAGCCGTGCAGACCGGAACCACCCAGGCCGACGAGATCAAGAACACCCTCAACCCGGCCTGCCAGAAGGCCGGCAAGCCGACCATCCCGAACGACGGCGACAAGTTCGACCTGCAGACCGACGTGACCACCGCCCTGGTCTCCGGCCGCGACGACGCGATGCTCGCCGACTCCCCGGTGGTCGACTACGCGGTGCAGCAGACCGGCGGCCAGCTGCAGACCCTGGGCGACGTGACCGACACCGCCCCGTACGGCGTGGTGCTGCCCAAGGGCACCGACCTGACCAAGGCCGTGCAGGGCGCGGTCCAGGCGCTGATGGCCGACGGCACCTACCAGGCGATCCTCACCAAGTGGGGCGTCCAGGCCGGCGCCGTCACCACCTCGACGATCGACGGCGCCACCAGCTGA
- a CDS encoding GNAT family N-acetyltransferase, protein MIRNAVVEDVPSIVEMIRELAEYERALPEARATEEQLREALFGEQPAVFALIAEDDASLETVGFALWFRNFSTWKGTHGIYLEDLYVRPEHRGGGHGRALLTALARTAVERGYQRFEWSVLDWNEPSIGFYKSLGAVPMDEWTVHRLSGEALEALGRS, encoded by the coding sequence ATGATCCGAAACGCCGTCGTCGAGGACGTCCCCAGCATCGTCGAAATGATCCGCGAGCTCGCCGAGTACGAACGGGCGCTGCCCGAGGCGCGGGCGACCGAGGAACAGCTGCGCGAGGCGCTGTTCGGCGAGCAGCCGGCGGTGTTCGCGCTGATCGCCGAGGACGACGCGAGCCTGGAGACGGTCGGCTTCGCCCTGTGGTTCCGCAACTTCTCCACCTGGAAGGGCACCCACGGGATCTACCTGGAGGACCTGTACGTGCGCCCGGAGCACCGCGGCGGCGGCCACGGCCGGGCCCTGCTGACCGCGCTGGCCAGGACCGCGGTGGAGCGCGGCTACCAGCGCTTCGAGTGGAGCGTGCTGGACTGGAACGAGCCGTCGATCGGCTTCTACAAGTCGCTGGGCGCGGTGCCGATGGACGAGTGGACGGTCCACCGGCTCTCCGGCGAGGCGCTGGAGGCCCTCGGCCGGAGCTGA
- a CDS encoding zinc-binding dehydrogenase: MFAAYAARISPDDPLAGLELGELPEPRAREGWSTVTVKAASLNHHDLWSLRGVGLGTDRLPMILGCDAAGVDEHGNEVVVHSVVGQTGHGVGPDEPRSILTERYQGTFAQQVSVPTWNLLPKPAELSFEEAACLPTAWLTAYRMLFTKAGVTPGQTVLVQGAGGGVATALIVLGKAAGLRVWVTGRDEAKRARALSLGADAVFESGARLPERVHAVMETVGAATWSHSVKALRPGGAIVISGATSGPSPKAAELNRIFFLELKVVGSTMGTKEELEALLALCATTGVRPVIDSVHPLTEARDAFERLEKGDVFGKLVLRP, from the coding sequence ATGTTCGCTGCCTACGCCGCCCGCATCAGTCCCGACGACCCCCTGGCCGGACTCGAACTCGGCGAACTGCCCGAGCCGCGGGCCCGCGAGGGCTGGAGCACGGTCACCGTCAAGGCCGCCTCGCTCAACCACCACGACCTGTGGTCGCTGCGCGGCGTGGGCCTGGGCACCGACCGCCTGCCGATGATCCTGGGCTGCGACGCGGCCGGGGTGGACGAGCACGGCAACGAGGTCGTGGTCCACTCGGTGGTCGGCCAGACCGGCCACGGTGTCGGGCCCGACGAGCCGCGCTCCATCCTGACCGAGCGCTACCAGGGCACCTTCGCCCAGCAGGTGTCGGTGCCGACCTGGAACCTGCTGCCCAAGCCGGCCGAACTCTCCTTCGAGGAGGCCGCCTGCCTGCCCACCGCCTGGCTGACGGCCTACCGGATGCTCTTCACCAAGGCCGGGGTGACGCCGGGTCAGACCGTGCTGGTCCAGGGCGCCGGCGGCGGCGTGGCCACCGCGCTGATCGTCCTCGGCAAGGCGGCCGGCCTGCGGGTCTGGGTCACCGGCCGGGACGAGGCCAAGCGGGCCCGGGCGCTCTCGCTCGGCGCGGACGCCGTCTTCGAGAGCGGGGCGCGCCTGCCGGAGCGGGTGCACGCGGTGATGGAGACGGTCGGCGCGGCCACCTGGTCGCACTCGGTCAAGGCGCTGCGGCCCGGCGGCGCCATCGTGATCTCCGGCGCCACCTCGGGCCCGAGCCCCAAGGCCGCCGAGCTGAACCGGATCTTCTTCCTGGAGCTGAAGGTGGTCGGCTCCACCATGGGCACCAAGGAGGAGCTGGAGGCACTGCTCGCGCTGTGCGCCACCACCGGCGTGCGCCCGGTGATCGACTCCGTCCACCCGCTCACCGAGGCCCGGGACGCCTTCGAGCGCCTTGAGAAGGGCGACGTCTTCGGCAAGCTGGTGCTGCGCCCGTAG